A single region of the Xiphias gladius isolate SHS-SW01 ecotype Sanya breed wild chromosome 17, ASM1685928v1, whole genome shotgun sequence genome encodes:
- the p4ha2 gene encoding prolyl 4-hydroxylase subunit alpha-2 isoform X1, translated as MGKSLFFVSWALLCCCCWTTQAEIFTSIGQMTDLIYTEKELVQSLREYIKAEESKLAAVKSWAKKLDTLTRVSTSDPEGYLAHPVNAYKLMKRLNTEWSELESLVLQSPSDGFISNMSIHRQYFPDEEDETGAAKALMRLQDTYQLDSEVFSSGKLPGMHSNAILTVDDCFDMGKTAYNDADYYHAVLWMQQSLKQLDAGEEALVSKADILDYLSYSVYQMGDLPRAIELTRRLVAIEPSHQRAGGNLRYFERLLFKQLNELKKAYEPASEEPIQLGTYSRPKDHLPERETYEALCRGEGLQMTEARRSRLYCRYQDGKRNPRLLLKPIKEEDEWDSPHIVRYLDVLSDEEIEKIKELAKPRLARATVRDPKTGTLTTANYRVSKSAWLEGEDDPIIAKVNKRIEDITGLTVDTAELLQVANYGVGGQYEPHYDFSRKDEPDAFKRLGTGNRVATFLNYMSDVEAGGATVFPDFGAAIWPRKGTAVFWYNLFKSGEGDYRTRHAACPVLVGSKWVSNKWIHERGQEFRRPCSLTEVD; from the exons ATGGGGAAGTCCCTGTTTTTCGTCTCCTgggctctgctctgctgctgctgctggaccaCACAGGCAGAGATCTTCACCTCTATAG GCCAAATGACAGACCTGATCTACACAGAAAAGGAGCTGGTCCAATCTCTGAGGGAGTACATAAAAGCAGAGGAGTCCAAGCTGGCTGCAGTCAAAAG CTGGGCCAAAAAACTAGATACTCTGACCAGAGTGTCCACCTCTGACCCAGAGGGCTACCTCGCCCACCCAGTAAATGCCTACAAACTGATGAAGAGACTCAACACCGAGTGGTCTGAGCTGGAGAGCCTGGTACTTCAGAGCCCCTCTGATG GGTTCATTTCCAACATGTCCATACACAGACAGTACTTCccagatgaggaggatgagacGGGTGCAGCGAAGGCGTTGATGCGTCTTCAGGACACGTACCAACTGGATTCTGAGGTCTTCTCAAGTGGAAAGCTGCCAG GTATGCACTCCAATGCCATACTGACAGTGGACGACTGCTTCGACATGGGGAAGACGGCTTATAACGATGCAGACTATTATCATGCTGTGCTGTGGATGCAGCAGTCCTTGAAGCAGCTGGATGCCGGGGAGGAAGCTTTGGTTTCCAAGGCGGACATTTTGGACTACCTCAGCTACTCTGTTTACCAAATGGGAGACCTGCCCCGAGCCATTGAGCTGACACGCCGTCTGGTGGCTATTG AACCCAGCCACCAGAGGGCAGGAGGAAACCTCCGTTATTTTGAGCGGTTACTGTTCAAGCAGCTCAATGAGCTGAAAAAGGCCTACGAGCCTGCCTCTGAGGAACCCATCCAGCTGGGAACCTACAGCAGACCTAAAGACCATCtcccagagagagagacctaCGAGGCCCTCTGTAGAGGAGAGGGGCTCCAAATG ACTGAAGCGAGGCGCAGCCGTTTGTACTGTCGCTACCAGGATGGTAAGAGAAACCCTCGTCTCCTGCTGAAGCCCATAAAGGAAGAGGATGAGTGGGACAGCCCCCACATTGTACGCTACCTGGACGTCCTGTCAGACGAGGAGATTGAGAAGATTAAGGAGCTAGCTAAACCCAGG cttgcCAGAGCTACTGTCCGTGATCCCAAAACAGGCACCCTGACCACAGCCAACTACAGAGTATCAAAAAG tgCATGGTTGGAAGGGGAGGATGACCCCATCATTGCCAAAGTCAATAAGAGAATAGAAGACATCACAGGCCTTACGGTCGACACTGCAGAGTTACTTCAG GTCGCTAACTACGGAGTTGGAGGACAGTACGAGCCACATTATGACTTCTCGAGG AAAGATGAGCCTGATGCTTTCAAAAGATTAGGCACTGGAAATCGTGTGGCAACTTTTTTGAACTAC ATGAGTGATGTCGAGGCGGGAGGTGCCACGGTCTTCCCCGATTTTGGAGCAGCAATCTGGCCCAGAAAG GGGACAGCAGTGTTCTGGTATAATCTGTTCAAGAGCGGGGAGGGAGACTATAGAACCAGGCATGCAGCCTGTCCTGTCTTAGTAGGAAGTAAATGGG tgtcaaacaAGTGGATTCATGAGCGAGGACAAGAGTTCAGGAGACCCTGCAGCCTGACAGAAGTGGACTGA
- the p4ha2 gene encoding prolyl 4-hydroxylase subunit alpha-2 isoform X2, producing the protein MGKSLFFVSWALLCCCCWTTQAEIFTSIGQMTDLIYTEKELVQSLREYIKAEESKLAAVKSWAKKLDTLTRVSTSDPEGYLAHPVNAYKLMKRLNTEWSELESLVLQSPSDGFISNMSIHRQYFPDEEDETGAAKALMRLQDTYQLDSEVFSSGKLPGMHSNAILTVDDCFDMGKTAYNDADYYHAVLWMQQSLKQLDAGEEALVSKADILDYLSYSVYQMGDLPRAIELTRRLVAIEPSHQRAGGNLRYFERLLFKQLNELKKAYEPASEEPIQLGTYSRPKDHLPERETYEALCRGEGLQMTEARRSRLYCRYQDGKRNPRLLLKPIKEEDEWDSPHIVRYLDVLSDEEIEKIKELAKPRLARATVRDPKTGTLTTANYRVSKSAWLEGEDDPIIAKVNKRIEDITGLTVDTAELLQVANYGVGGQYEPHYDFSRRPFDSNLKDDGNRLATFLNYMSDVEAGGATVFPDFGAAIWPRKGTAVFWYNLFKSGEGDYRTRHAACPVLVGSKWVSNKWIHERGQEFRRPCSLTEVD; encoded by the exons ATGGGGAAGTCCCTGTTTTTCGTCTCCTgggctctgctctgctgctgctgctggaccaCACAGGCAGAGATCTTCACCTCTATAG GCCAAATGACAGACCTGATCTACACAGAAAAGGAGCTGGTCCAATCTCTGAGGGAGTACATAAAAGCAGAGGAGTCCAAGCTGGCTGCAGTCAAAAG CTGGGCCAAAAAACTAGATACTCTGACCAGAGTGTCCACCTCTGACCCAGAGGGCTACCTCGCCCACCCAGTAAATGCCTACAAACTGATGAAGAGACTCAACACCGAGTGGTCTGAGCTGGAGAGCCTGGTACTTCAGAGCCCCTCTGATG GGTTCATTTCCAACATGTCCATACACAGACAGTACTTCccagatgaggaggatgagacGGGTGCAGCGAAGGCGTTGATGCGTCTTCAGGACACGTACCAACTGGATTCTGAGGTCTTCTCAAGTGGAAAGCTGCCAG GTATGCACTCCAATGCCATACTGACAGTGGACGACTGCTTCGACATGGGGAAGACGGCTTATAACGATGCAGACTATTATCATGCTGTGCTGTGGATGCAGCAGTCCTTGAAGCAGCTGGATGCCGGGGAGGAAGCTTTGGTTTCCAAGGCGGACATTTTGGACTACCTCAGCTACTCTGTTTACCAAATGGGAGACCTGCCCCGAGCCATTGAGCTGACACGCCGTCTGGTGGCTATTG AACCCAGCCACCAGAGGGCAGGAGGAAACCTCCGTTATTTTGAGCGGTTACTGTTCAAGCAGCTCAATGAGCTGAAAAAGGCCTACGAGCCTGCCTCTGAGGAACCCATCCAGCTGGGAACCTACAGCAGACCTAAAGACCATCtcccagagagagagacctaCGAGGCCCTCTGTAGAGGAGAGGGGCTCCAAATG ACTGAAGCGAGGCGCAGCCGTTTGTACTGTCGCTACCAGGATGGTAAGAGAAACCCTCGTCTCCTGCTGAAGCCCATAAAGGAAGAGGATGAGTGGGACAGCCCCCACATTGTACGCTACCTGGACGTCCTGTCAGACGAGGAGATTGAGAAGATTAAGGAGCTAGCTAAACCCAGG cttgcCAGAGCTACTGTCCGTGATCCCAAAACAGGCACCCTGACCACAGCCAACTACAGAGTATCAAAAAG tgCATGGTTGGAAGGGGAGGATGACCCCATCATTGCCAAAGTCAATAAGAGAATAGAAGACATCACAGGCCTTACGGTCGACACTGCAGAGTTACTTCAG GTCGCTAACTACGGAGTTGGAGGACAGTACGAGCCACATTATGACTTCTCGAGG CGTCCTTTTGACAGCAACCTCAAGGACGATGGAAATAGACTTGCTACCTTCCTAAACTAC ATGAGTGATGTCGAGGCGGGAGGTGCCACGGTCTTCCCCGATTTTGGAGCAGCAATCTGGCCCAGAAAG GGGACAGCAGTGTTCTGGTATAATCTGTTCAAGAGCGGGGAGGGAGACTATAGAACCAGGCATGCAGCCTGTCCTGTCTTAGTAGGAAGTAAATGGG tgtcaaacaAGTGGATTCATGAGCGAGGACAAGAGTTCAGGAGACCCTGCAGCCTGACAGAAGTGGACTGA